ACTCGTGCATATATAGAAGCCATTAAGAAAAACAACATTTTCTTAATAGTACACCCCGGATACGGTATGCGGCTTAACTATGATATGTTAATCCCTTATCTTAAAAAATATGGCACGGCTGTTGAAATAAATTCATCACATAACGAGCTATCAATTGAAGATATAGATGCATTTACTAAAGCGGGCATTAAATTAGTTATATCAAGTGATGCCCATGAAAGCAGCCTGGTCGGAAACTTTGACGACGCTTATAAATTTGCCGAATCTGCTGAGCTTTCAAATTACAATATACTAAATGCAAATGAATAATGTATTAAAGGAGATATAATATGCGCTTTTTACTGGTAACAGGCCTATCAGGCGCCGGGCGTTCAATGTCACTGAAACGTCTTGAGGATAATGGCTTTTTCTGCGTAGATAACCTACCTCCTGCACTTATATACGATTTTGCACATCTTTGTCATACGAAAGAAACACCGATAGAAAAAGTAGCTGTTGTAGTAGATACCCGTGTCGGTACTATGTTCGACGAAATATATTCCGCAATAGACAGGCTAAAAGAGATACCCGGAATAGATTTTGAAATCCTATACCTAGATGCAAACGACGAAACTATTATAAAACGTTTTAAACAAACAAGGCGTATGCATCCTCTTTCTCATGGTAGTGTAATAAACGGTATAAGTATGGAGCGTTCTAAGCTCAAACGAATAAAAGATATGGCCGGCAGTATCATTGATACTTCTTCCCTTTCGCCAAAACAGTTAGGTGCGATTATAGACCGTTTATACAGCCCGGAAACCCAAAATAAATTCGTTATTACGGTAGTCACTTTCGGGTATAAACACGGTATACCTATGGATGCAGATTTAGTGTTTGACATGAGGTTTATTCCAAACCCATTTTACCAGGATAATCTTCGTGATAAAACCGGTTTGGATAAAGACGTAAGGGACTATGTTCTGTCCTTCCCCAGAACCAGCTTTTTTATAAAAAGTATAGCCGACCTGGTAAACAAGTTGGCACCTTATTATATGGAACAGGATAAAAGAAGCTTGGTAATCGCCATCGGTTGTACCGGTGGGCAGCACAGAAGCGTTGTTGTAGCCGAGGAGTTATATAAGCTGTTTAAGGCACAAAATCATTTGGTTAACATTGAGCACAGAAACGTAAAGATGAAATGATTAATAACAAAGAGGGCAGGAGTTATGTCTTTTTCTTCCGTGGCTAAAAATGAATTATCCCGTCTGCCAATCAATAAGGAATGCTGTGCAATAGCGGAATTGTCAGGGATTTTACGCCTTTCCGGGAGTATAATACTTTCAAATTCCGGTTTTTCTCTAAAAGCAAGAACATCCAATGCAGCTGTTGCCCGGCGTATATTCTCTTTGCTAAAAGAGCTATTTAACATATCTCCTGAAATAGAAATGCACGAAGTGCCGATTAGGACCGGGCACTTATATAGCATAGTTATAAATTCAGATAAAGCGCGCATTGTCGCAGAAAAAACTTATCTTATAGATAATGAAGGCGCAATAAGAAATGACATACTCTCTTCTTCTATTATAAAAAAGCGATGCTGTAAAATAGCGTTTTTAAGAGGGCTGTTTTTAGGTGGCGGTTGCGTTACCACCCCTGAAAAGATGTATCATTTAGAAATGGTGTTTTCATCGGAGCAGCTTGCCAAAGATGTATGTAAAATTTTAAATAATTTTAAATTTAATGCGCGAATAACAAGGAAAAAAGAAAATTTTATAGTATACATAAAAGAGGGTAACAAAGTAGCCGAATTCATGTCCTTTATGGGCTGCCATGAATCCCGTTTAAAGCTTGAAAATGTACGCGTTATAAAAGAAGTCAAAAATAACGTCAACCGTGCGGTGAACTGTGAGACGGCAAATCTATCCAAAACTCTAGACGCCGCTTTTAAACAGATAAATAGTATAAATTACATTAAAGATACAATAGGTTTAGAGGCTTTACCGCCTCCGCTGCTGGAAGTAGCTATGCTGAGGATTTCTTCACCGCCGGATACACGGCTTGAAGACCTTGGGAAAATGCTAAATAAGCAGATTGGCAAGTCCGGTGTCAACCACCGGCTAAATAAAATAAATGAAATCGCAGATAATATAAAAAGTGAAAGGAAGAAGTGATTTTTATGCTAAAACGTAAAATTACAAATAACTTAAATGGCGGCCCCGCTCTTAATGCCGATGTAATAGTCAGGCTGTCATCATCATTCGACTCGCAGATATATATAGAAAAAGACTTAAAAAAGATAAACGCCAAAAGTATAATAGGTGTTTTATCTTTATCCTTAAAACCAGGTGACGAAATAACAGTAATCGCTTCTGGAAAAGACGAATCCGAAGCCATGGAGGCATTAAACGTTATAATGTCTTAAAATTTTACCTGGTTTACGCATGAAAGTATTCATAAATATTTTTCGCGGCTAAACTGTCTATCCCATTGACTTTAGACAGTTCCTCCACTGTTGAATTTTTTATATTTTCTATGCTTTTAAACGCGGTTAATAGGGCCTTAACTTTCTTTGGCCCTATTCCTTTTATTTTTGAAAGTTCTGAAAATTTAGCATTTTTCTGCCTTAAAGTCCTATGATATGTAATGGCAAACCTATGCGCCTCATCCCGAATACGCTGTAAAAGTTTTAATGCCTCGTCTCTTTTGTCTATCAAAAGGGGCGTTTTTTCAAATGGCAAAAAAACTTCCTCGTTTTTTTTAGCAAGCCCGATTGTAGGTATGCTTTCAAGCCCCAGCGAGATAAGCGCATCGTAAGCAGCGCTTAACTGCCCTTTTCGCCGTCTACGACTATCAAATCCGGCCTTGAAGAAAAGTTCCCTCTGTCGCCTTCTTTTAAAAGACGCAAAAAACGCCTCTCAATAGTCTCCTGCATAGATGCAAAATCATTTGCACCTAAAACCGTCTTAATCTTAAAATGCCTGTATTCCTTTTTGTCCGGCTTACCGTTAGTGAAAACGACCATAGAGGAGACACTGTCCGTCCCTTGTATATTTGAGATGTCATAACATTCTATTCTGGTAATATCGTCCTGGAGGCCTAAGTATGCTTTTAGCCTCTTTGCTGCCCCTATCGTCTTGTCGTATTCGCGCTGGCGATGTTTTAGCTTGATATTTAGCGTTTCACTTGCGTTTTTATATGCCATATCAACTAAGTTTTTATCTTCCTTTAAACGCGGTATTTTTATATAAACGCGCTTTCCCCTTTTCTCACTTAGCCACTCCGTCAGTATTTCTTTGTCCTCTATTTGCTTGTTAACTAAAATTTCCCGAGGAATATATGCCTTGCTTATATAATACTGGAGCAAGAAATATGAAAGTATCTCGCCCTCTCCTTCATTTAAAAAAGTTAAATTAAAACTTGCCGTTTCATTTAGTTTTCCACTTCTAATGAAAAAAGCCTGCACGACTGCGCTTCCCTCATCAGAAGTTATAGCAAAGACATCTTTATCGCTAAGATGCGGCGTTGTTGCCTGCTGTTTTTGCATCATCATTTTAACGCCCTCGATCTTATCGCGGATTCGAGCACATCTTTCATACTCCATCTTTTCAGACAGCTCTTCCATCTCTTTGCTAAGTTTTAACAAAAGCCCCTCTCCGTTGCCAGATAAAAAATCTATGATTTCATCTATTATGCTGTCATATTCTTCTTTTAAGACATTTCCCGTGCAAGGAGCTAAACATCTGCCTATTGCAAAATTAAGGCATGGCCGTTCTTTTCTCTTCTGTGCCTTTGATATATCCTTTTTACACTGGCGCATCTTAAATGTCCTTGAAAGGGTATCGAGTACGTCTCTTATAACTATAGCCGAAGTATACGGCCCAAAATACTTGGCCCCATCTTCTTTAATGCTCCTAACGACTTCTACTCTCGGATAATTCTCATTTAAATCTATCCTTATATATGGGTAGTGCTTGTCGTCCTTTAAAAGTATATTGTATTTGGGCATGTGTTTTTTTATGAGATTGCATTCAAGTATCAATGCTTCTTTTTGAGATGCAGTCATTACATAATCAAAATCTGCTACTTTATCTACCATAGCCGAAACTTTTGCGTCTTTTATAGTAGACGAAAAGTATTGCCGTACCCTGTTTTTTAAAGATACAGCTTTGCCAACGTAAATTATATTGCCAAAAGCATCTTTCATTATGTAAACTCCCGGAGAATCCGGGAGTAATTTAAGCTTCTCAGTTATATCCTTAGCCGTTTGCATTTTAATATCCTAACTCCACAG
The sequence above is drawn from the Eubacteriales bacterium genome and encodes:
- the rapZ gene encoding RNase adapter RapZ, which encodes MRFLLVTGLSGAGRSMSLKRLEDNGFFCVDNLPPALIYDFAHLCHTKETPIEKVAVVVDTRVGTMFDEIYSAIDRLKEIPGIDFEILYLDANDETIIKRFKQTRRMHPLSHGSVINGISMERSKLKRIKDMAGSIIDTSSLSPKQLGAIIDRLYSPETQNKFVITVVTFGYKHGIPMDADLVFDMRFIPNPFYQDNLRDKTGLDKDVRDYVLSFPRTSFFIKSIADLVNKLAPYYMEQDKRSLVIAIGCTGGQHRSVVVAEELYKLFKAQNHLVNIEHRNVKMK
- the whiA gene encoding DNA-binding protein WhiA, giving the protein MSFSSVAKNELSRLPINKECCAIAELSGILRLSGSIILSNSGFSLKARTSNAAVARRIFSLLKELFNISPEIEMHEVPIRTGHLYSIVINSDKARIVAEKTYLIDNEGAIRNDILSSSIIKKRCCKIAFLRGLFLGGGCVTTPEKMYHLEMVFSSEQLAKDVCKILNNFKFNARITRKKENFIVYIKEGNKVAEFMSFMGCHESRLKLENVRVIKEVKNNVNRAVNCETANLSKTLDAAFKQINSINYIKDTIGLEALPPPLLEVAMLRISSPPDTRLEDLGKMLNKQIGKSGVNHRLNKINEIADNIKSERKK
- a CDS encoding HPr family phosphocarrier protein; translation: MLKRKITNNLNGGPALNADVIVRLSSSFDSQIYIEKDLKKINAKSIIGVLSLSLKPGDEITVIASGKDESEAMEALNVIMS
- a CDS encoding helix-hairpin-helix domain-containing protein; this encodes MSLGLESIPTIGLAKKNEEVFLPFEKTPLLIDKRDEALKLLQRIRDEAHRFAITYHRTLRQKNAKFSELSKIKGIGPKKVKALLTAFKSIENIKNSTVEELSKVNGIDSLAAKNIYEYFHA
- the uvrC gene encoding excinuclease ABC subunit UvrC, with the protein product MQTAKDITEKLKLLPDSPGVYIMKDAFGNIIYVGKAVSLKNRVRQYFSSTIKDAKVSAMVDKVADFDYVMTASQKEALILECNLIKKHMPKYNILLKDDKHYPYIRIDLNENYPRVEVVRSIKEDGAKYFGPYTSAIVIRDVLDTLSRTFKMRQCKKDISKAQKRKERPCLNFAIGRCLAPCTGNVLKEEYDSIIDEIIDFLSGNGEGLLLKLSKEMEELSEKMEYERCARIRDKIEGVKMMMQKQQATTPHLSDKDVFAITSDEGSAVVQAFFIRSGKLNETASFNLTFLNEGEGEILSYFLLQYYISKAYIPREILVNKQIEDKEILTEWLSEKRGKRVYIKIPRLKEDKNLVDMAYKNASETLNIKLKHRQREYDKTIGAAKRLKAYLGLQDDITRIECYDISNIQGTDSVSSMVVFTNGKPDKKEYRHFKIKTVLGANDFASMQETIERRFLRLLKEGDRGNFSSRPDLIVVDGEKGS